TACAATCCTACCGAAGCATTCCCCGTAAATCCACCAATATCCATCCCTGTAAATGCAACACCACTAAGACCCAGGCTATTCATGATGCGCACACCCGCCAGCATATGGTCATCCTCCGCCCTGTTATCCCCGGTCCAGATGGCAGAATAACGTTGCAAACCCGCATAACCAGCCCTTGTGAGTATAAATGGCCGCTTGTGCATCGCCGCCCTCGCCCCCTCATAACTCGCCCTTACCATCTCCAGAGCATATACGTTATGCACCTGCCGATGCGTTGTTCCATGTCCGTCAAAATCAAACAACACATTATCCGGCATCTTCTGCCCCCAAGTCGCAATCTCATTCATATCATTCCAAAAACCGGCTACCCCCACATCTACATATGACCTCAATTGCCGCTTCCACCATTCACGCCCCTGCTCATTTGTAAAATCAGGAAAGTGACACCAACCCGGCCATACCTGCCCGGTATACAATTGCCCATCTACATATTTGATGAACACATTATCCTGCACACCACTCTCATATGCCGCATATCCCTTCTCTACCTTTATTCCCGGATCATTGATAACTGTCAGCTCAAAACCCTGCTGCTTCAGTTTACTCACCAACCCCGCCGGGTCAGGAAACCGATCCTTATCCCAGGTGAACAATTTATACGCATCCATATAATGGATATCCAGCGTAATCCCGTCAGCAGGTATTTTCTTCTCCCTCAATGTCTGCGCAATACGCAACACCTCCTGATCAGGATAATAACTATACCTGTTTTGCTGATATCCCAGGCTCCACAATGGCGGCATATGCATCCTCCCGGTCAATCCTGTATAAGCCTGAATTATACCCGCTACCGAAGGGGCATGTATAAAGTAATAATTCATCTCACCACCTCTCGCCGCAAACGATGAAAACCGGTTATTGCTCGCACCAAAATTGAAATCAGACTGGTAAGTATTATCCAGAAAAATTCCATATTCCAGTCCATGATGAATCCCTATGTAGAAAGGAATCGTACTATACAATGGATCCTGATCCGTCCTGTATCCAAATACATCCGAGTTCCAGTTTGTATACGCGTTACCTGTTCTGTCCAGTGGTCCGTTCTTTTCTCCCAGTCCAATGAAGCGTTCTTCCGGCTGCATTTTCCTGTAAGCCGTCACGGTATTATCCACCCATGATGTCGTCAATCCGTTTTCTTCTTCGTTGATGGGCTTTCCATCCGGGGTATAAAAAGAAATGGAGAAAGGCCGCTTACTAATGCGTGCTTGTATAAGCCTGGTTGTTATGGAAATCTGTTCGCCGACTTCCCTAATCACCGCTGCAACAGAAGATGGCCTGGCCACCACCGCATAAGAAAAATCATCTCCCAGCGGCTGTCTGTCCATTCTTACCCTGATCACGCTATCATTGTATACGCTTATCTGTACATAAGCATGTGTGGTAGTAAAGCTCACCTGATCTTTGCCAATACGCACCTGTTTTACATCGCCTGCATTCACAACACCATGCTGGGCAAAAAGCGCCCTGTTGCCTGATAGCGCCATCAACACTACCATAGCAATCCAAACTAATCTGTTCATATGATGACTTTAACAACATCAGCTAACGGCTACAGTACCGTCAGCTGATGTTTGTGATTAATAACCTGCGTTTTGAACCAGGTTCTTATTAACCGAGAGGTCGCTGGTGGGAATTGGGAATAATAAATATTTAGGATTATCGGCGGGTTTCAACTGCCATGTATCGAGGAACTTGCCAAAGCGGATCAGATCCTGCCTGCGCCAGCCTTCCCAGTACATTTCACGGCCTCTTTCATCGATCAGGTTATCAAGGGTCAGCGATGCAAATACGGTCGCACCACGTTTTACACGCAGTTCATTTACGATTACCAATGCACCTGCTGCATCTCCTGTACGCAGCATCGCTTCTGCCTTCATCAGCAATACATCTGCATAACGCAGAAATACATAATCATTACTTGCATTGTTTGTATTCCTGGATTCATCAGATGTCAGGTCCGGCGGGTATTTCACTACACGTATACCGCTTACTTCGAGTGTAGCAGGATCTGTTTCCTGCAATTTCACCTCTTTTGTAAAAATGAGCGGATGCCCCTTTCTATCCTGTAATACTTTACCACCAGCACCATATTGTTGCCCTATCAGAAAACCTACTTTCAGACCTGTTACATCCGTTACGCCAGGATAATCACCACCCCTGCGGGTGTCGCTCACTTCAAACTTATCATAGAAATCAGAGATCGTTGTGAAACCATTCCATCCGCTTGGATCCTGGTTATAGTGCAGGGTAGGAGCCCAGTGGCAGTAAGCGTTGTTACCACCACGGGAGCTGGCAGTGCTAATACCAGGACCATTGCGCTGGGTGAAGATATTTTCAGTACCTATCACATCATTGTTATAGGCAAAATTGGCAAAGAAATTATTTGTCAGGTGGTACTTTCCGGAGGCAATGATCTGATCGGCCAATGCTATCACCTTTTGCATGTCAGCGGCGTCGAAGGTGGGCGCTTGCCTGTTCAGGAATGCACCTCTGTTCAGATACGTTTTCATGAGCAGTGCCCTGGCGCCATTTTTATTTGCCTGATATGCTTTTGCACTATCTGACAATATGGGAATAATGGCTTCCAGTTCGCCGATAATATAATCAGCCGCTTCATTTGCTTTCAATACTTTAGGCACATTCAGCAAGGTATCTCCCGGGTTACGGAAAGGTACCTGCCCCCAGCCATCAAGGGTGGCAAACATTGAGAATGCACGTATAAAACGGGCTTCTGCTGCCTGACTTTCACTGGGATGGAAATTAAGTACGTTCGTGGCCAGGAACTGTAACTGGAGAATTGCCGTAAACGAATTACCAACAAAGGTATGGTCAGAATTCCAGTTATGCAGTTTCAGTGCACGCCATACACCGTTATCGTCCCAGTCGCCACCACGGGTAGGCGCAACCGCCTCGTCAGATGTCATTTCACATAATGCCCAATAGTTGGATTGGTCCTGAAAAGGCAGTTGAAGCCCGTCATAAGCTGTCACCAACAGTGAAGCCACTTTGATTACGGAATCTGCCTGGGTCTTGGTGATAGTGGAACCTAGTTTCTCATCGAGTTTCGTACAGGACGCCATTCCACCTATTACCAGTACTAATATGATATATGCTATTTTGGATCGCATGTCAGTAATTTTTGATCAGTGATTTATAAGGAGAAATTGATACCAGCGAGGATGCTCCTTGCTGTTGGATAAGGTGAGTATTCAATACCCATAGATGTAACCCCATTGATGTTTTTATCGGTGTTTACTTCAGGATCAAATCCGGTATATTTGGTAATGATAAAGAGGTTCTGACCTGTCAGGTAAATAGATGCTCCTTTTACCACCTTTCCGATATTTCCGATCTTATAACTGAGTGTGATGTTGTCCATCTTCATGAAATTACCTTTCTCCAGGTAACGGCTGGATACTGTAATCGGGTTGGACAAAGCCTCTTTAGACCCCACCAGTTTGGCCGCAATGTTCCTGGACCCCAGGTTGCCGATAGGCAATACTGTATTGGCAGTATTATTATAAATATCAAAGCCAAAGGCACCGTGCATATTCACACCCAGTGTCCAGCTTTTGTAATTAACAGAGGTAATGATCCCCATCATGGTCTTAGGATTGGGTTGCCCCAGAAAGTACATGCTGTTACCATTATCCTTGTATATGCCCTGACCATTGTCGTCAAAGCCCTCAAACTGCCGTACATAAAAAGAGTTCAAAGGCATGTTGTTCACGAGGCGCTGCGCGTAAGCATTAGATGCACCCTGCCCACTGATAGAACCTGTGAGCACCGGAGGGCCATCGTAGTTTTTCAGTTCATTGCGCAGGAAAGTCGCGTTCACACCCAGATCCCAGGTGAAATCTTTGGTAGCCACCACATCGCCACGCAGAACGATTTCAAACCCTTTATTGATCACATTTGCTGGCAGGTTTATCCAGTAATTGGATGCAGGTGCCGGCTGAATAGCAGGGAAATTGAAGAGCAGGTTCGTTGTATTCTTATTAAAATAATCCACGCTACCATACAATCTGCCATTAAAGAAAGCATAGTCAATACCTGCATTCAGCTGTTTGGAACTTTCCCATTTCAGATTAGGATTTGCCACGTTGCTCAGACTTGCCCCTCCGTTGGAATTGAGCGTATATTGTTCCTGTGCAGCGCCGGCAGGGAATTCCTGGTTACCGGTAATACCCCAGCCTACACGTAATGAAAGTTGAGAAACGGTCTTATTATCTTTCAGGAAAGCTTCGTTGGCGATGTTCCATTTTGCAGCGAAAGATGGGAAGTAACCATATTTATTGTTTTCCCCGAACTTGCTGGAACCATCTGCTCTCAGGGTAGCTGTCAACAGGTATTTATCGAAAAAGTTCAGGTTAGCCCTGCCGAAAAAGGATTGCAGTTCTGACTTCGGATTTCTGAAAGAAGAAATAAATGTATTGGTTTGAATTGGGTTTTGTAGGATATCTACATACTTCAGCGCGTCCGTTGAGAAACCCAGGCCCCCCATGCTACGCCCTTTATAATTAAACTGCTGGCTTTCATAACCAACTACAGCACTGAGGAACATGGCTTTGGTCACCTGCTTATTATAATTCAGTGTGTGGGTGAACAACTGAGAAGTAAGGGTATTCACCCCATAATAAGCCTGCCCGTTGTCCATCACATTTGGGATATTAATAAAAGAGGCGATCTGTGTTTCTCTTTCACCCACCTGGTGATTGATACTATAAACAAAACGATACTCCAGATCATCAGTGATTTTGATATAAGGAGAGATGTTCGCCAGGATACTATTGACATTTACATCATCATCATATGCCGCGGACATCGCTTCCGGATTAATAGCAGATCCCTTTCCTAATATATTGAAAGAACCATCTGCTTTACGGAGTGCAAGCGTAGGATTCCATTGCAAGGCCTGACCAATGAGGCTGCCTGTAAAACCAGCGTCGTTGGTAATAGGTGCAATCTGTTCTGTAGTATGTGCCGCCTGAACAGAGTAGTCAACCCCTATCCTTTGGTTGTCCAGGAGTTTGAACTGACCATTTAAGTTAGCTGTATACTTTCTCAAACCGGTTTTCTTTACAATACCCTGCTGATCGAGCATACCAAAGGAAGCACGGTATACACCATTGTCATTTCCACCGCTGAGGCCCACATTTACATTGTGTGTGATACCTGTACGCAGAATGCTGTTCATAGGATCTACGCTACTACCTTCATCGCCGGCAGTAAGGTTATATTGTTTCAGGGCTGATCTGTAACCCGCGGCATCCAGTACATCCAGCTTTTTCAGGATACTGCTGGCACCGGCAGAATAGTTGAGATCCAGTTTGGGAGGTCCGGATTGGCCTTTTTTAGTAGTAATAATTACTACGCCATTGGCACCTCTGGCACCATAGATGGCGGTGGCAGATGCATCTTTCAATACATCCATAGACTGGATATCGAAGCTATTGATGAAATTCAGCGGATTGGCATCGGGCGTCTGACCCAGGCCATTTGCATTCACAGAGGGTTTTGCTGTACGGCCATCCAATGGCATCCCATCTACTACATATAAAGGTTGGTTACCTGTTCTTACAGAAGAGTTACCACGAATTCTTACAGTAGTAGCACCACCAGGAGCACCACTGTTATTCATGACCATGAGCCCTGCTACCTTTCCCAGGATCAACTGATCAGGGGCGGTAACAATCCCCTTGTTAAAATCGGCCGACTTGATCGAGACAACGGAACCTGTCAGGTCTTTTTTTCGGGTGGTACCATAACCTACTACGACCACATCAGTGAGGGTAGTGCTGGAAGGAACGAGTGAAATAGAAAACTGAGATTTCCCGGCGATAGCAACTTCCTGTTGATTATAGCCGATGAAAGAAATAACGAGGGTCGTGCCATTGGGGGGAACACTCAATTTAAAAGTACCATCTGCAATGGCAGTAGTACCAGTGCTCGTACCTTTTACCTGAATGGTAGCACCTGGAACCGGGCTGCCATTTTCGTCAGTTATTTTACCGGTGACGGGCCGGTTCTGGGCGCTGGCTATACCTGCTATTAGCAGCAACGACAAGCATATCAGCCGCACCTTACAAAACAGGAGAGTGGTCATAGATCAGTTTTTATTGGTTTGTGGAATATTGATGCCGTATGGAAATAATGAATGGAGGATACGGTCAGGCATGCTGACGTACTTAAGTCCATTGGGAAAAAAGAGAAAGAATAGTTTCAGTCTGTTAGTTAGCAGACTGACATCACGACTGTTTCTTTCATAAACTGGAATTCAAAAAATGCTGCGCGTCCGGGTCACTACAGGTTACAAAAACTACAACACAGGATTTGGTTGATAATTCAAAATAGAACTGATTAAAGAGGTGGGCAATTTATATGGCCCCTATATAGAAAATAAAGATTAAAATAGGTTTCATTTCATAACGAATAAGTTAAAAGTCAGATACTTACAAACGAATTATGAAATTATATATATAATGGTTATTATAGTGCTTTTATATCCATTAGCCGCTCTTCGAACTCCTCTTTTGGGATGATTGCCTTGTTCTTGATCTTGGTTTTGTAGGTGTAAATTGTATTAACAGAGTACTCCAGGATCTGGGCAATTTTTACGTTATCATTAATTCCGATCCTTATCAAAGCAAAAATACGAAGATCTGTATTGAGCAATTCATCTTCTTTTAGTTTTATCTGATCTTCCTCTTTAAAAAAGGAATTAAAAACAGTAACAAAGTTGGGGAAGATACGCAGGAAGATCCGGTCAAAATTCCTGAACAACTGTTCCCTTTCATCTTTCAGGTCTATATTATTAACAAGGTATTTGACCTCGCTATATTTATTATCTGATAATTTCTGGTCGGCCAGTTTCTTGAATTTCTTGATCTTGTCCAGGTAAGCAGAATTAATCTGGAAGCAATAACCGATATATTCTTCTTTGATTTTATTCGCTTCCATCAGTTTCTCGTTAATTTCCTGTTGAATGGCGTGCGCCGCTGTGATCGTTTGCTGGGCAGATTGTAACTTTTTATACTGCTTAAGGATAATAATAGCCAGCCATACCAAAGCCAGCAGGAGGAGGGTAACAATGGTAGCATATACGAACAGCATTTTTTTCTGTCCTTCTACCGTATTGATCTTCTCGCCTTCGATAATGGGGAGGATGGCACTTAACTGTACTTTTCTAAGTCGCGCACCATAAAACGAGGCATCGGCGACGGCATATTCTATGTACCGCGAGGCATTCTTTACATCCTGCTCTTTAAAAAGGAGGCTTGCCAGGATGAACATAGCAGTCGTTTCTTTCGTGCTGGATTGAATATCGGCCATCGCTGCGATGGTCATCATAATGATCGCACTATCTTTTTTGCCGGTACGAATAAAGATGTTTCCGAGTGAAGAAGTAGCAATCGCCGTTTGATGTACTGTAAGGTCTTTATGTGCTACGGCCAGGCGATAATAATAAGCTGCACTATCCAGGTTTCCTGCTTTCTGGTACAGCAAGCCATAATTATAGTCATAGCTGAAGCTATGAGGTTTAAAAAGTACCAGTGCTGAATCTATACAGGCACCTCCCAACCGTGTATATTCCGGTGCAAAATATTGGTCGCTGCTATAATCGGAAAGGTCATAGTAATACCGGCTCTTCAATGCATAATATTCAGCCCTGGCGCTATCCGGCAATTTGTGTACATCAATCACGGCCAGGTAATCACCAGTTTCCCTAAACATCCCTGAAGACAACAGCACAAACCCCAGTTTAACACCGGCATAATTAATACGGGCAGAATCCCTCATTTTCTCCGCCAGCGATTTTAGTTCCTGGGCATAGGCAAATGCAGAATCAAATTTGAAAACCTTGAATTGCTCGTATAGTTGCTGGCAGATCTCGAATTGTTCCCGTAGGGAGAGGGAATGTGTGCTGACCAGCTCAGCCCTCAGTAAATTGATCTGCCTGAGTTTATTTTCATCATACATGGAAGCCTGTTCAATAGTATGGTTCAACCGTTCCAGCAGGCTGTCATTTTGGGGAAAGGCATGGAGCAGCCCATAATGCATGAGCAAAAACAGCGAGATGATCTTACACTTCATTCGTTCAATTTTGTGGAATTGGGTGGAGTATGGTACTCCTAAGCACTACAATTATCTACGAAGCTGCGCCGGCCTCCTTATCTTCCTCATCGTAACCGGTTATTCCGTTTTTAAACTTCCAATATATGCGCTTTCTGAGACCTTCGGGTGACAGCACCCTCATTCCATCTCCATATCCCAGTATTTCTCTTTCGAGTTCCAGATTCAGCTGAACCTTGATTTTGATGACAATGCCATCTGACCTCGTCTCAACAATTTCCTGGGAATGGTGCATGGGTTTAGTAGCAATATAAGGCGCATGTTCCTGGCTAACAAATAGTTTTACATTCTTTGCACTTTTTTCACTGGAAACAGTCACGCCGACTACGTCATGGTAAAACTCCACAGGGGAGATACGGCCATTTTCTACATACAGCGCTTCCTGGCAAAAGCAGATAGATTCAATTCTATCCAGGGCCAGGTTCTGAATTTGTGCATTCTTATTTTTTACACCTACCGCAAACCACCTGTTCTTAAATTCTTTCAGCCACCACACATGGAACTCAAAGGTGCTTTCTGACCTGGCCTTGAATGACTGGTAGGTAATAGTAACTGCCTTCTGCTGGATGATCGATTGATAAACGATTTCCAGGTGTTCCAGCCCCTTGAGGCGCTCGTTCTTTTCAAAATCGATGACAGACTCTGTATGGTTAGCGGCAGAGTAAACGTGGTCTTCCAGCTTTTGTACCACTTCATTCAGATTGGTGAAATGGGAGAAACCCTTAAACTGTTTCAGGATTTCAACCGCTTCATTCATCCTTCCCAGATCCTGTTCACTGAGTGGAATATTCGTGATACTATAGTCAGCTTCTTCATATGTATAATACTTCTTTTCGACTACAATGATCGGTGCATTATATCCCAGTTTGTCGCTACGCATGGTTTGAATATCCGCCTGAACAGAGCGCCGGCTGATACCTTTGTCAATACCTTCATAATCGTACAGCGCATCGGATACAGCGTTTATCAGGTCTTCCAGAGTCCACCTCCTGCGGCGGTTTCTCAAGCAGGCATCAATGGTTTTATATCGGATCAAAGCATTCTTATTCGCGGGCATCTACAGGATATTTTTTCAAAAAGTAGGGAAAATAATTAATTGCGCAAAAAAACTGCGCAGTGGGTAATGACTTTTGTATTGTCATCTTAACAATAACGACAACACGAACTTTTACGGCCTTTCATCCATTTGGGAACCACGGTTCAATTTTTGGTTTGTTAATTTTAGGAGTGGCTTTTTCAAGCCGCTCTAATTTTTCCTTCTCCCGAAAAAATTCATAATCAACAACTTACATCTCCAAAAAACAAAACCCCTGTTTTCAGGGATTCTCAGGGATCGCAATCCGCACTACTTTTACATCATGATCAGGTACGGCAGTATAGCACTAGTAATCTTGGCCCTGGCTATTGGAGGCTATGTTTTACTTGCCTACAAATTCGACACCATTATAGTATATGACAGGGAAGCAGCATACACCACTGTTGGCCGACATCTGTCTGTACAGCCTGAATTTATGATCAATGCCAACCAGGAAGTGCGGGTGAATATCAACTTCGAAGATGTACACGAATCCGCCTTGCTGAAAAACCTGGAAGTAAGTCTTACACCAGCGGGAGACACCACTAAAACCATTCCGCTACTTTCTGTCACCGTCAGCGATTGCAATCCTGGTAAAGGAGCGACTACATTCACTGACCTTTCAGAAAACTGTAAGCTGCTGCAGCCCGGGTACTCTACTCCAACCAAATCTTTCACATTCGCCTTTGACGCGAATACCGTTCGCCGAAATGCTTATCTCGTCAGGATACGAGGTGACATTAATACTGATGGCAGCAATGCTGTAACTCCTTTCGCAAAGGAGATCAGTATCGAGAAGGAAACAGTGCTACGGGAAAGAAGTTGGTTGTTTTAAATCGATACGATTCCTATGCCTAATAAAAACCCGATTTTGAGATTATTCCAATCTATCCTATGACAACTACGCAGGTATTCTCTACTTTTCCTTCAATATCTGAACGGCGACCTGACCTGCCAGGGCGCCGTTCAGCCTGGTGGGCTCTCCCTTTCCAGGCAGCATTACCTCCCCGCTGCGGAATGCAGCATCCACAAACGACTTTTCCGCTATAGTTAAAGCATAATCCCATCATTGATAGAATGTTGTTCTGATTGTAACCAGTAATTCATTCGTTTTTACCTCATCCGGCATTTCTGGCAGATCAGATTTTGTATAAAGCTCCTCTATATGATCCAGTTTCTCATCTACCATCGCTAAGAGATCATTGTATTCAAAACCACCACCTTTTATTTTCAGCAGGAAGTCTCTGTCCGGTCTTTCTACAATCACTTTCTTATGAACCGCAATCTCCTCCGCCATATTCAACAGGCGAAAAGTATGCATCATATTCTTTGCATCATAGTTTTTACCATGAGAGAGCGTATTCTGAAAACGGGCATCGTTCCTGTTGTCCACCCATTCCAGGTATTCCCTGTATTCGCGGCAGTAAACAGAGTAGCCATCTTTGTTGAACTGCATGACAGCAACGGGAGAGAGGCCGTTCGGAATACTACTTACCCGCACATCGTTGGCATCCTCACCTGATACAATTCCTTTCAGAGATCCACCCGCCTCGTGGTAAACAAGATACACATCTCTAAAATGCGGTACACTGGTCAAACCACAATCTTCCTGTAAGTACTGATACTTCTCTAACCATGTAGCCAATGGAATGCTCCCATTTTCGTCAATAACATAACAGAATTCGGGTACAGCCTTTCTTACTTTCTCTGCAGGACGGTTGATCATTTTATTCAGTCCTTTCGCCTTTTTGATCTGCGACGCAGCATAACCAGCGAATGTATCCTTGCATAATTTAGAAAGGAAATCTTCAGGCTTAATCATCTCCATAAGCGGATGGCGGTATAATACACAGCTTTCCGGAGTACCCAGTAGTTCCAGGATATTAGGATTATTCTTTTGCAATAATTCCAGGAACCTGCCTATTTCAAAATAAACTTCATCGTTGGTTGCATTATAGACCTGTGGAGTATAGGTAAAACCATACAGCTCCCGTTGAGGTAAAACATAAATCCCTTTCAGATCTGTGTCTGAAGTGGCGGTATGCAGTTGCTGGGAGCGACTGCCGCTAATGGCCTTTAACAACAGGTGTTGTGGCTCATTCATTAATTGCTCAAAAGTCATAGTTACGGATATATTTTCTGAACAGCACATCCAGTTCAACGGTATTATTCTTCAATGGCAACAGGGAGGCCGCTTTTTCATTACAATACTGAATTGTATCAGCTATCCATTGTTGTAGGGGCATGACGGGAGAGATCAATGTCTTCTCATCTGCTGCCTGTTTTTGTATGAGCAATGCATCAATAGTTGCCTGCCATGCAGCATCGCTGATCAGCGTTCTTAGTATATGAAATTCCATGGGAGGAACTGCTCCTTTTTCTACAATCCACTTTGCAGCGAGTAAGGGTCGCAATGCATAGAAGTACTTTTTGATCCTGACCGTTTCACCCTGTAAGTCATTCTCAAAAGTGTTTTTAGCCATTGAAATATAGTGATGACAACCTGCCCGCTGAGAGAAATATTTCTCTGACAAGTTGAGTAATTCAGCCTTGAGATCCTCGTTGGGAATATAGTGTATAGGTGATTGCACCCATTCATACAATGGCGCATTTGACTTCAAAAAAAGCTGCAATGCCTTACGTAAATCCCAACCACCAATGTCGAGAATTTCATTTACAGGCAACTCAATTACATCTTTTCTTTCTGCTATACCCAGGTAGTCATTTAATGGACGGATGTAAATGAACCGAACATCAAAGTC
This window of the Chitinophaga sancti genome carries:
- a CDS encoding glycoside hydrolase family 31 protein, whose amino-acid sequence is MNRLVWIAMVVLMALSGNRALFAQHGVVNAGDVKQVRIGKDQVSFTTTHAYVQISVYNDSVIRVRMDRQPLGDDFSYAVVARPSSVAAVIREVGEQISITTRLIQARISKRPFSISFYTPDGKPINEEENGLTTSWVDNTVTAYRKMQPEERFIGLGEKNGPLDRTGNAYTNWNSDVFGYRTDQDPLYSTIPFYIGIHHGLEYGIFLDNTYQSDFNFGASNNRFSSFAARGGEMNYYFIHAPSVAGIIQAYTGLTGRMHMPPLWSLGYQQNRYSYYPDQEVLRIAQTLREKKIPADGITLDIHYMDAYKLFTWDKDRFPDPAGLVSKLKQQGFELTVINDPGIKVEKGYAAYESGVQDNVFIKYVDGQLYTGQVWPGWCHFPDFTNEQGREWWKRQLRSYVDVGVAGFWNDMNEIATWGQKMPDNVLFDFDGHGTTHRQVHNVYALEMVRASYEGARAAMHKRPFILTRAGYAGLQRYSAIWTGDNRAEDDHMLAGVRIMNSLGLSGVAFTGMDIGGFTGNASVGLYTRWMQVGAFLPYFRNHTAVNTRSAEPWAFGEEALEVSRNYINLRYRLLPYIYSVFYEAIEKGLPVMRSLAINYTDDARVYDSRFQQQFQLGDAFMIAPFESNQQYGAIYFPAGGWYDLYTDEQVAGGQIKVNTLGMHELPVYVKAGSIVPMQSLVQTTAERPGDTLYLHVYKGDTANAITYYEDDGQTYDYEKGVYYKRVIRYDGGLIFDKVEGSYTSKFNNISLIFHGLGQLQQVKVNGSVQSLQSSRISFLSPISRFDPQGGYATTAVCRVQALSIKNSADRIVVEF
- a CDS encoding RagB/SusD family nutrient uptake outer membrane protein: MRSKIAYIILVLVIGGMASCTKLDEKLGSTITKTQADSVIKVASLLVTAYDGLQLPFQDQSNYWALCEMTSDEAVAPTRGGDWDDNGVWRALKLHNWNSDHTFVGNSFTAILQLQFLATNVLNFHPSESQAAEARFIRAFSMFATLDGWGQVPFRNPGDTLLNVPKVLKANEAADYIIGELEAIIPILSDSAKAYQANKNGARALLMKTYLNRGAFLNRQAPTFDAADMQKVIALADQIIASGKYHLTNNFFANFAYNNDVIGTENIFTQRNGPGISTASSRGGNNAYCHWAPTLHYNQDPSGWNGFTTISDFYDKFEVSDTRRGGDYPGVTDVTGLKVGFLIGQQYGAGGKVLQDRKGHPLIFTKEVKLQETDPATLEVSGIRVVKYPPDLTSDESRNTNNASNDYVFLRYADVLLMKAEAMLRTGDAAGALVIVNELRVKRGATVFASLTLDNLIDERGREMYWEGWRRQDLIRFGKFLDTWQLKPADNPKYLLFPIPTSDLSVNKNLVQNAGY
- a CDS encoding SusC/RagA family TonB-linked outer membrane protein, translating into MTTLLFCKVRLICLSLLLIAGIASAQNRPVTGKITDENGSPVPGATIQVKGTSTGTTAIADGTFKLSVPPNGTTLVISFIGYNQQEVAIAGKSQFSISLVPSSTTLTDVVVVGYGTTRKKDLTGSVVSIKSADFNKGIVTAPDQLILGKVAGLMVMNNSGAPGGATTVRIRGNSSVRTGNQPLYVVDGMPLDGRTAKPSVNANGLGQTPDANPLNFINSFDIQSMDVLKDASATAIYGARGANGVVIITTKKGQSGPPKLDLNYSAGASSILKKLDVLDAAGYRSALKQYNLTAGDEGSSVDPMNSILRTGITHNVNVGLSGGNDNGVYRASFGMLDQQGIVKKTGLRKYTANLNGQFKLLDNQRIGVDYSVQAAHTTEQIAPITNDAGFTGSLIGQALQWNPTLALRKADGSFNILGKGSAINPEAMSAAYDDDVNVNSILANISPYIKITDDLEYRFVYSINHQVGERETQIASFINIPNVMDNGQAYYGVNTLTSQLFTHTLNYNKQVTKAMFLSAVVGYESQQFNYKGRSMGGLGFSTDALKYVDILQNPIQTNTFISSFRNPKSELQSFFGRANLNFFDKYLLTATLRADGSSKFGENNKYGYFPSFAAKWNIANEAFLKDNKTVSQLSLRVGWGITGNQEFPAGAAQEQYTLNSNGGASLSNVANPNLKWESSKQLNAGIDYAFFNGRLYGSVDYFNKNTTNLLFNFPAIQPAPASNYWINLPANVINKGFEIVLRGDVVATKDFTWDLGVNATFLRNELKNYDGPPVLTGSISGQGASNAYAQRLVNNMPLNSFYVRQFEGFDDNGQGIYKDNGNSMYFLGQPNPKTMMGIITSVNYKSWTLGVNMHGAFGFDIYNNTANTVLPIGNLGSRNIAAKLVGSKEALSNPITVSSRYLEKGNFMKMDNITLSYKIGNIGKVVKGASIYLTGQNLFIITKYTGFDPEVNTDKNINGVTSMGIEYSPYPTARSILAGINFSL
- a CDS encoding DUF6377 domain-containing protein, which codes for MKCKIISLFLLMHYGLLHAFPQNDSLLERLNHTIEQASMYDENKLRQINLLRAELVSTHSLSLREQFEICQQLYEQFKVFKFDSAFAYAQELKSLAEKMRDSARINYAGVKLGFVLLSSGMFRETGDYLAVIDVHKLPDSARAEYYALKSRYYYDLSDYSSDQYFAPEYTRLGGACIDSALVLFKPHSFSYDYNYGLLYQKAGNLDSAAYYYRLAVAHKDLTVHQTAIATSSLGNIFIRTGKKDSAIIMMTIAAMADIQSSTKETTAMFILASLLFKEQDVKNASRYIEYAVADASFYGARLRKVQLSAILPIIEGEKINTVEGQKKMLFVYATIVTLLLLALVWLAIIILKQYKKLQSAQQTITAAHAIQQEINEKLMEANKIKEEYIGYCFQINSAYLDKIKKFKKLADQKLSDNKYSEVKYLVNNIDLKDEREQLFRNFDRIFLRIFPNFVTVFNSFFKEEDQIKLKEDELLNTDLRIFALIRIGINDNVKIAQILEYSVNTIYTYKTKIKNKAIIPKEEFEERLMDIKAL
- a CDS encoding helix-turn-helix transcriptional regulator yields the protein MPANKNALIRYKTIDACLRNRRRRWTLEDLINAVSDALYDYEGIDKGISRRSVQADIQTMRSDKLGYNAPIIVVEKKYYTYEEADYSITNIPLSEQDLGRMNEAVEILKQFKGFSHFTNLNEVVQKLEDHVYSAANHTESVIDFEKNERLKGLEHLEIVYQSIIQQKAVTITYQSFKARSESTFEFHVWWLKEFKNRWFAVGVKNKNAQIQNLALDRIESICFCQEALYVENGRISPVEFYHDVVGVTVSSEKSAKNVKLFVSQEHAPYIATKPMHHSQEIVETRSDGIVIKIKVQLNLELEREILGYGDGMRVLSPEGLRKRIYWKFKNGITGYDEEDKEAGAAS
- a CDS encoding DNA polymerase beta superfamily protein — translated: MTFEQLMNEPQHLLLKAISGSRSQQLHTATSDTDLKGIYVLPQRELYGFTYTPQVYNATNDEVYFEIGRFLELLQKNNPNILELLGTPESCVLYRHPLMEMIKPEDFLSKLCKDTFAGYAASQIKKAKGLNKMINRPAEKVRKAVPEFCYVIDENGSIPLATWLEKYQYLQEDCGLTSVPHFRDVYLVYHEAGGSLKGIVSGEDANDVRVSSIPNGLSPVAVMQFNKDGYSVYCREYREYLEWVDNRNDARFQNTLSHGKNYDAKNMMHTFRLLNMAEEIAVHKKVIVERPDRDFLLKIKGGGFEYNDLLAMVDEKLDHIEELYTKSDLPEMPDEVKTNELLVTIRTTFYQ